One window from the genome of Bacillus carboniphilus encodes:
- a CDS encoding DMT family transporter, with protein MKDLRIYIILTIVMFVWGVNLPIVKYLTAQMGPVTMTALRILIAATTVFIILAIMGLIRKPSRKEWLYIGLGAVLNVALHHYFISVGLTMTSGTNAGLILGTGPMLTAIFGSLILRLFPTKLQWIGFLLGLSGVSLTVIAGNGGASSVSLGDLFVFLAIFAQVLSFMVITKAAKTMDPRLLTAYMFLFGSILLFITGFIQEPGEMAAFATVPGVFWLAILASGMGATAVGHMLYNFSIGIVGPSKSAIFINLNTVFSLIGAAILLNEKITSIHLIGLVLIIGGVLLGSGAVEQMMKNRKKKKAISTNAKVKVNI; from the coding sequence GTGAAGGATCTTCGGATTTATATTATTTTGACGATTGTTATGTTTGTGTGGGGTGTGAATTTACCGATTGTAAAGTATCTCACTGCACAGATGGGTCCCGTGACCATGACGGCTTTGCGAATTTTGATTGCAGCTACTACGGTCTTCATCATTCTCGCCATTATGGGTCTAATACGGAAACCCTCCCGAAAAGAGTGGCTTTACATTGGTTTAGGTGCAGTATTGAATGTTGCACTTCATCATTATTTTATTTCAGTTGGTTTAACTATGACTTCTGGTACAAACGCAGGCTTAATTCTAGGAACCGGCCCCATGTTAACAGCCATTTTTGGATCTTTGATACTTCGCTTGTTCCCAACTAAACTGCAGTGGATTGGTTTCTTACTTGGCCTCTCGGGAGTATCCTTAACCGTCATTGCTGGAAATGGTGGGGCCTCTTCTGTATCCCTTGGAGACCTGTTTGTGTTTCTCGCCATTTTTGCACAGGTTCTAAGCTTTATGGTTATTACAAAAGCTGCGAAAACAATGGATCCTAGGCTACTAACGGCATACATGTTCTTATTCGGATCCATTCTCCTCTTCATAACAGGTTTCATTCAGGAACCAGGGGAAATGGCAGCATTCGCTACAGTACCTGGCGTTTTCTGGTTAGCGATCCTAGCATCGGGAATGGGGGCCACAGCTGTTGGTCATATGCTCTACAACTTCTCCATAGGAATTGTAGGTCCGTCGAAGTCAGCCATTTTTATCAACCTAAACACGGTATTTTCCTTAATTGGAGCAGCCATCCTGTTAAATGAAAAAATCACAAGTATACACTTAATCGGTCTCGTCCTAATTATCGGTGGGGTCTTACTTGGATCCGGTGCGGTTGAACAAATGATGAAAAATCGAAAAAAGAAAAAGGCAATCAGCACTAACGCAAAAGTAAAAGTGAATATATAG
- a CDS encoding TRAP transporter large permease, translating to MTAAILFISLAILLLLNVPIAVSLGLATFFAIIGGDLGIPMTVIPQRMFTSIDSFPFMAIPFFMLAGSIMQSGGISSRLINFAKSLVGSLPGGLGIIAVFSSGFFGAISGSNAATVAAIGKIMIPSMVKEKYPKDYASALVASSGTLGVVVPPSVPMITYGVISGVSIGTLFIAGFIPALLMVLALCVTIMYFANKHNLPKGRLSLKELGGSFKEAILALLMPIIVLGGIYGGVFTPTEAAAVACIYALIVTLAVYREIKIKDLYQIILNAGQSTAIVFFVIATSSAFSWLLTSERIPDTLAQAMLGISDNPVVILLAINVLLLIFGIFLETNAIILLLTPMLLPIAAAIGLDPLVLGIILVVNTSIGMLTPPMALNIVIASGISNASIESISKKIIPFFIILFMVVLLITFVPEIILFLPDLLGEL from the coding sequence ATGACAGCTGCGATTCTATTTATAAGCCTGGCTATATTGCTATTGCTGAATGTTCCGATTGCTGTCAGTTTGGGGTTAGCTACCTTTTTTGCCATTATTGGTGGTGATTTAGGTATTCCCATGACAGTGATTCCACAACGTATGTTCACATCGATTGACTCCTTTCCTTTTATGGCCATTCCTTTCTTTATGCTGGCCGGTTCCATTATGCAATCGGGAGGGATCTCAAGTCGGTTAATTAACTTTGCCAAAAGTCTTGTAGGTTCTCTTCCGGGTGGACTAGGTATCATTGCTGTATTTTCATCTGGTTTTTTTGGAGCGATCTCAGGGTCCAATGCGGCTACTGTTGCAGCCATCGGTAAAATCATGATTCCGTCAATGGTTAAGGAAAAATATCCAAAGGACTACGCAAGTGCGTTAGTTGCATCATCTGGTACATTAGGAGTGGTTGTTCCACCAAGTGTTCCGATGATTACATATGGTGTTATCAGTGGGGTATCCATTGGAACTCTCTTTATAGCCGGTTTCATACCCGCATTATTGATGGTTCTTGCTCTTTGTGTCACCATTATGTACTTTGCTAACAAGCACAATTTACCTAAGGGAAGATTATCTTTGAAAGAACTAGGAGGGTCCTTTAAAGAAGCCATCTTAGCTCTATTAATGCCGATCATCGTTTTAGGTGGAATTTACGGAGGGGTCTTCACTCCAACGGAAGCAGCGGCTGTAGCGTGTATTTATGCCTTGATTGTTACATTAGCTGTTTATCGTGAAATTAAGATTAAAGATCTGTATCAGATTATCCTAAATGCTGGACAAAGTACGGCCATTGTTTTCTTTGTTATTGCTACTTCAAGTGCTTTTTCTTGGTTACTAACTTCTGAGAGAATACCTGATACACTTGCTCAAGCTATGTTGGGAATCTCGGATAATCCAGTTGTAATTCTATTAGCCATAAACGTTCTTCTTTTAATTTTCGGTATTTTCTTAGAGACGAATGCGATTATTTTACTTCTAACACCGATGTTGTTACCAATAGCAGCAGCTATAGGGTTAGATCCCCTTGTACTAGGTATCATTTTAGTAGTAAACACATCCATCGGAATGTTAACACCTCCAATGGCGTTAAATATTGTCATTGCGTCCGGTATTAGTAACGCGTCCATTGAATCCATTAGTAAGAAGATTATACCGTTCTTTATCATCCTGTTCATGGTTGTATTGTTAATTACGTTCGTTCCAGAAATCATATTGTTCTTACCAGATTTACTGGGTGAATTGTAA
- a CDS encoding DoxX family protein — protein MNFLKGPKMAVIWTVLRVWLGIQWLQAGIGKLQGFDASGFIHGAIGKATGEHPAVQGWYANFLQEVALPNVGLFNILIPWGEVLVGTGLILGAATVPALLAGAFMNLNFLMAGTVSTNPILYTVAMILLAAGAATYLYGVDRFAIPYVKKAINERNNRKNKGHRPKHIPVETH, from the coding sequence ATGAATTTTCTAAAAGGACCTAAAATGGCAGTGATTTGGACAGTACTAAGAGTTTGGCTAGGGATTCAATGGTTGCAAGCAGGGATCGGAAAACTACAAGGCTTTGATGCAAGTGGCTTCATTCATGGAGCTATTGGGAAGGCAACGGGTGAGCATCCAGCCGTTCAAGGGTGGTACGCAAACTTCTTACAAGAAGTAGCACTACCGAATGTGGGCTTATTCAACATCTTAATTCCATGGGGAGAAGTACTAGTGGGAACGGGATTGATTCTAGGAGCAGCAACAGTACCAGCTTTACTAGCAGGAGCTTTCATGAACCTGAACTTCTTAATGGCAGGAACAGTGAGCACAAACCCCATTCTATATACGGTAGCGATGATTTTACTAGCCGCAGGAGCAGCCACTTACTTATATGGTGTAGATAGATTCGCCATTCCATACGTAAAGAAGGCTATCAATGAGAGAAATAACAGAAAAAATAAAGGACATCGTCCAAAACACATCCCAGTAGAAACACACTAA
- a CDS encoding TAXI family TRAP transporter solute-binding subunit, with amino-acid sequence MKKFKLVAILAIFSLILAACGGSDDAGNGGDTDGGSSSSSESIVFGTGGTSGAYYAIGGSLKPIFEESDLVGNVTVESTGASVANIQNINDNLNQVAIVMSDVVYDAREGIGQFEGNAVDLQAMAGMYQNVVQVVAMADSGITSIEDLEGKRVGVGQVGSGVEQSAQKVLEAAGLTYDDLSKVTHTGYADSVQEMKNGTLDAAFFTSGVPNSNITDLMLQNDVVFVEIKGELADKLIELYPFYKPYTIEAGDEAKYNLEEKVETVGIQNMIAVSKDLSEDLVYDLTKRYYDYLGSDAVAVISLNEISRDDIAKGLIAPLHPGAKKFYEEKGILE; translated from the coding sequence ATGAAGAAGTTTAAGTTAGTTGCCATTTTAGCTATCTTTTCTTTAATTCTAGCTGCTTGCGGCGGCTCAGATGATGCAGGTAATGGTGGAGACACTGATGGAGGAAGCTCTTCTTCTAGCGAATCAATCGTATTCGGTACTGGTGGAACATCTGGTGCTTACTACGCAATTGGTGGATCTTTAAAGCCTATTTTTGAAGAAAGTGATTTAGTTGGAAATGTAACAGTTGAATCTACTGGTGCTTCTGTTGCCAATATCCAAAACATTAACGATAACCTAAACCAAGTTGCCATTGTGATGAGTGACGTGGTATATGATGCTAGAGAAGGAATTGGTCAATTCGAAGGTAATGCAGTAGACCTTCAAGCTATGGCTGGTATGTACCAAAACGTAGTACAGGTTGTAGCAATGGCTGATAGTGGAATTACTAGTATTGAAGATTTAGAAGGTAAAAGAGTTGGGGTTGGACAAGTTGGTTCTGGTGTTGAGCAAAGTGCTCAAAAGGTTCTAGAAGCTGCTGGTTTAACTTATGATGATCTTAGCAAAGTAACACACACTGGTTATGCAGATAGTGTACAAGAAATGAAGAACGGAACACTTGATGCTGCATTCTTTACATCTGGTGTACCAAATAGTAACATCACAGACTTAATGCTTCAAAACGATGTTGTTTTCGTTGAAATCAAAGGTGAATTGGCTGATAAGCTAATCGAGCTTTATCCATTCTACAAGCCTTACACAATCGAAGCTGGTGACGAAGCGAAGTACAACCTTGAAGAAAAAGTTGAGACAGTTGGAATCCAAAACATGATTGCTGTTTCTAAAGATCTTAGCGAAGACCTAGTGTATGACTTAACGAAACGTTACTATGACTACCTTGGATCTGATGCAGTTGCGGTTATTTCTCTAAACGAAATTAGCCGTGATGACATCGCGAAAGGTCTAATTGCTCCATTACATCCAGGAGCGAAGAAGTTCTACGAAGAAAAAGGAATTCTTGAGTAA
- a CDS encoding TRAP transporter permease gives MAKEKKINVEELDREGNTRIQFPKIIGITLTVIAVAISLFHLYTSYAGPLVDVKQRSIHLFGLMAIGFFLYPFLKKGKGKPVPFYDYILGAIALAAGVYMFESAERIAMTGGRITDLDFYVGIVILVLLLELTRRVTGWGLTLLATGFLVYGVWVKLSIYPELNSQITLTVTKKVISQLVYITEGILGTAIGVSASYIILFILFGAFLARSGMGRLFNDLALAIAGHTKGGPAKVAVIASGFLGSINGSAVANVVTTGAFTIPLMKKIGYHKNFAGAVESAASVGGQILPPIMGAAAFIMAENLGVPYTKIILAGIIPALLFYIGILLQVHFRASKRGLTGIPKSELPSVKEVLAERGHLLIPMFILLYLLFSGKTPFYAAFWSILATVIISGSKQMLTLASGLGVFFIFQPQITGLLTGKGAPALKSDWWEMLLIIAIPLAINLVRRAMKLEAEVVGLKDCMQALEEGAKTTIPVAVACGAVGIVVGVASLTGVALELANSIVGIGAAIDSPLIQLVITLLLTMVTSIILGMGLPSIPTYIITSTMAAPILLQLPLFRELAGSTETAIFIAHMFVFYFGIFANITPPVALAAFAGAGLSGGDPNKTGFQAMKLAIAGFIVPFMFVFAHEMLFIDATFTNVLVLSVTSIIGVFLLSVAIEGYLKVAIPGWLRLVSAVAALLLIYPGLVTDLVGLTAFVLVLFWSYKGKNITNNTNVSAK, from the coding sequence ATGGCTAAAGAAAAGAAGATCAATGTGGAAGAGTTAGACCGTGAAGGAAATACGAGAATTCAGTTTCCGAAAATCATCGGTATTACCCTGACTGTGATTGCAGTAGCGATCTCTCTATTTCATTTATATACGTCCTACGCAGGACCGCTTGTTGACGTAAAACAACGTAGTATTCACTTATTTGGCCTTATGGCTATCGGGTTCTTCTTATACCCTTTCCTTAAAAAAGGAAAAGGTAAACCGGTTCCGTTTTATGATTATATTTTAGGAGCCATTGCACTAGCCGCTGGTGTTTATATGTTCGAAAGTGCTGAACGTATTGCCATGACAGGCGGAAGGATTACTGATTTAGATTTTTACGTAGGTATTGTTATTCTTGTTTTGCTACTTGAGTTAACTCGCCGTGTAACGGGATGGGGATTAACTTTATTAGCAACAGGTTTCCTAGTATATGGAGTTTGGGTGAAGCTTTCGATTTATCCAGAGCTAAACTCTCAAATTACCCTTACCGTTACGAAAAAAGTGATTTCACAGCTCGTGTATATTACGGAAGGTATTTTAGGTACAGCTATTGGAGTATCTGCTAGCTACATTATCTTGTTCATCCTGTTTGGAGCATTTCTGGCACGTTCAGGAATGGGAAGATTGTTCAATGATTTAGCTCTAGCGATTGCTGGACATACAAAGGGTGGACCTGCAAAAGTAGCCGTTATTGCAAGTGGATTCCTCGGTTCTATTAACGGTTCCGCTGTAGCAAACGTTGTAACGACGGGTGCATTCACGATTCCTTTAATGAAAAAAATCGGGTACCACAAGAACTTTGCTGGAGCCGTTGAATCAGCTGCCAGTGTGGGTGGACAAATCCTCCCTCCAATCATGGGTGCTGCTGCCTTTATCATGGCGGAAAACTTAGGTGTCCCTTATACAAAAATTATTTTAGCCGGAATTATCCCAGCACTCCTTTTCTACATTGGAATTTTACTACAAGTGCACTTTAGAGCTTCTAAACGTGGCTTAACTGGAATTCCAAAGTCAGAGCTTCCTTCTGTAAAAGAAGTGTTGGCTGAACGTGGGCATCTATTGATACCAATGTTCATTCTTTTATATCTATTATTCTCTGGTAAAACACCATTCTACGCAGCGTTCTGGTCCATTTTAGCAACCGTTATTATTTCTGGTTCTAAACAAATGTTAACGCTAGCGTCTGGTTTAGGCGTATTCTTTATCTTCCAACCTCAAATCACTGGTCTTTTAACAGGCAAAGGCGCACCAGCACTGAAGAGTGATTGGTGGGAAATGCTACTAATTATAGCAATCCCTCTTGCTATCAATCTAGTAAGAAGAGCTATGAAGCTTGAGGCAGAAGTTGTGGGCTTGAAAGATTGTATGCAGGCTTTAGAAGAAGGCGCGAAAACAACCATTCCAGTTGCCGTAGCGTGTGGAGCTGTTGGTATTGTCGTTGGTGTGGCTTCCCTAACTGGTGTCGCACTAGAGCTTGCGAACAGTATTGTTGGAATTGGAGCGGCGATTGATAGCCCACTCATCCAATTGGTCATTACATTGTTACTTACGATGGTCACGTCCATCATCCTAGGTATGGGTCTTCCAAGTATCCCAACCTATATCATTACAAGTACAATGGCTGCACCGATTTTACTTCAGCTTCCATTGTTCCGTGAGCTTGCTGGCTCAACAGAAACAGCAATTTTCATTGCGCATATGTTTGTATTCTACTTCGGTATATTTGCCAACATCACGCCTCCAGTTGCCTTGGCAGCCTTTGCTGGTGCAGGCTTGAGTGGTGGAGATCCGAACAAGACTGGTTTCCAAGCGATGAAGCTTGCGATTGCTGGATTTATCGTACCGTTCATGTTCGTGTTTGCGCATGAAATGTTGTTCATCGATGCTACCTTTACGAATGTACTTGTTCTATCTGTAACATCCATTATAGGGGTCTTCCTCCTATCGGTAGCGATAGAGGGATATTTGAAAGTTGCCATTCCTGGTTGGTTACGATTGGTGAGTGCCGTTGCAGCACTTCTACTCATCTATCCAGGTTTAGTAACGGATTTAGTAGGACTTACAGCATTTGTTCTTGTCCTTTTCTGGAGCTATAAGGGTAAAAATATAACTAATAACACAAATGTTTCGGCAAAATAA
- a CDS encoding sensor histidine kinase, protein MIAKHMPIRWKMTILSFGVVLFSLVIALIIFVGKVIEIREDELGNQALLISRTVANLPTVKEHIQSSSVSKGWKEIQPIVENIRTVNGSDYIVVLNMNRIRYSHPSPDMLGTLSSGKDEGPAFAEHSYTSKAKGELGTAIRGFVPIMNDSHQQIGVVIVGMIVPSVWEIIGPMKKELFIMSVITLLFGIIGSWLLARHIRRETFQLEPHEIAKLLVERTATFQAMNEGIIAIDIEKRVTVFNEKAKEILSIDGDVEGQLISEVLPDTKLPDTLTSKEPIYHEELRLGEKIVLSSRVPIMVDGQVVGAVAIFQDRTDMTKLAEELTGVRTFVEALRVQNHEHQNKLHTVAGLIQLDEGEKALNYIFQSTEEEANMIKFLTDRIKNDNLTGLLLGKIRRSKELGIELKFDPDSFLSKLPSLLDQHDLVVVLGNLIENAFFALKGSRKEKKLVHVIIEETDNKLHIVIEDNGSGIAEEHLPYIFDKGFTTKGKEGSGIGLYLIKKIIEKSGGKIFVQSRLGEGTEFSLNFPMNGGLEDDEGHSNHVN, encoded by the coding sequence ATGATTGCGAAGCATATGCCCATTCGTTGGAAGATGACAATCTTATCTTTTGGGGTCGTTTTATTTTCTCTAGTAATCGCCCTGATTATTTTTGTGGGAAAAGTGATTGAGATCAGAGAAGATGAATTGGGAAACCAAGCCCTGCTTATTTCGCGTACGGTTGCGAACCTTCCTACTGTAAAGGAACATATTCAGTCCTCTAGTGTATCAAAAGGCTGGAAAGAAATTCAGCCAATTGTAGAGAACATTCGAACTGTAAATGGTTCGGATTACATCGTTGTTTTAAATATGAATCGAATTCGATACTCCCATCCCTCTCCAGACATGCTCGGAACTTTATCTTCTGGTAAAGACGAGGGGCCAGCTTTTGCAGAACATAGTTATACTAGTAAGGCAAAAGGAGAGTTGGGAACAGCTATACGAGGTTTTGTTCCCATCATGAATGATAGTCACCAGCAAATTGGAGTAGTTATCGTGGGAATGATTGTTCCATCTGTGTGGGAAATTATTGGTCCTATGAAAAAAGAGCTTTTTATCATGAGTGTGATTACTCTTCTCTTTGGAATAATCGGGTCCTGGCTTTTAGCAAGGCATATTAGACGGGAAACCTTTCAGCTTGAACCACATGAAATAGCTAAGCTACTTGTTGAAAGGACTGCAACTTTCCAAGCAATGAATGAAGGAATTATTGCAATTGATATCGAGAAACGAGTTACTGTTTTTAATGAAAAAGCGAAAGAAATCTTGTCCATTGATGGGGATGTGGAAGGCCAACTGATTTCTGAAGTTCTCCCCGACACCAAATTACCAGATACTCTTACCTCAAAAGAACCTATCTATCATGAGGAATTACGCTTAGGTGAAAAAATTGTGCTAAGCTCCAGAGTTCCGATTATGGTAGACGGACAAGTTGTGGGTGCGGTGGCGATTTTTCAAGACCGGACTGATATGACTAAGCTTGCTGAAGAGCTCACGGGTGTAAGAACGTTTGTCGAGGCTCTCAGAGTTCAAAACCATGAACATCAAAATAAACTTCATACGGTTGCAGGGTTAATTCAGTTGGACGAAGGGGAAAAAGCACTGAATTACATTTTTCAGTCCACTGAAGAAGAAGCGAATATGATTAAGTTCTTAACGGACAGGATTAAAAATGATAATCTGACCGGATTGTTACTAGGTAAAATTAGACGCAGTAAAGAACTTGGGATTGAGTTGAAGTTTGACCCGGATAGCTTTTTGTCCAAGCTCCCTTCTCTTCTGGACCAGCATGACCTTGTTGTCGTTTTAGGGAATTTGATAGAAAATGCTTTTTTTGCTTTGAAGGGTTCTCGGAAGGAAAAGAAGCTGGTACACGTTATAATAGAAGAAACTGATAACAAACTTCACATTGTAATAGAAGATAACGGTAGCGGAATTGCTGAAGAGCACCTCCCTTATATTTTTGATAAAGGGTTTACGACCAAAGGAAAAGAAGGCTCAGGAATTGGTTTATATTTGATTAAAAAGATCATTGAAAAATCGGGAGGTAAGATTTTTGTTCAATCCCGTTTAGGCGAAGGAACAGAGTTTTCATTGAATTTTCCGATGAATGGAGGGTTGGAGGATGACGAGGGACATTCAAATCATGTTAATTGA
- a CDS encoding DUF1850 domain-containing protein, translated as MKKKILLLCSLLAFILLLFIPIPALMLTTQSEVIRIEPFLKNQPFSIRWTHSVEKEDWEEFFIIKDDTILIESTRFKTFGAGVPNDAGENTFIKDGWVYMTDINQPIGETLRFQTGKTTNHRFQIKGSYLTLEPQVSYEVKVQKVPLYQLMVRLVKVK; from the coding sequence ATGAAAAAGAAAATCTTATTACTTTGTAGTTTGCTTGCTTTTATTTTATTATTGTTTATTCCGATTCCAGCCCTCATGCTAACGACTCAATCAGAAGTCATTAGAATCGAACCATTTCTTAAAAACCAACCATTTTCCATTCGTTGGACCCATTCCGTAGAGAAAGAAGATTGGGAAGAATTTTTTATTATTAAAGACGACACCATTTTGATTGAATCAACACGTTTTAAAACCTTTGGAGCTGGTGTGCCAAATGATGCGGGTGAAAATACATTTATCAAGGATGGATGGGTCTATATGACAGACATCAACCAGCCTATTGGGGAAACATTACGCTTTCAAACAGGAAAAACAACCAATCATCGCTTTCAAATAAAAGGCTCCTATTTGACACTCGAGCCACAAGTATCCTATGAGGTTAAAGTTCAAAAAGTCCCACTCTATCAACTAATGGTACGTCTTGTAAAAGTTAAGTGA
- a CDS encoding response regulator, producing the protein MTRDIQIMLIEDDPMVQEVNRSFIERLSGFHVCAAASNGVAGLEQLKNVQPDLILLDNFMPEQNGIETLQAIRSQDFNVDVIVVTAAQDKETILAMKRYGAFDYIIKPFKFERLKQALLQYKAFKDELMGDKPIEQQDLDHVRGLIPSNPHANLNDDLPKGLNQQTLQQIIQLLSKEGSPLSAEETAERIGIARVTARRYLEYLQKSGQVKLVVEYGSIGRPINRYQWV; encoded by the coding sequence ATGACGAGGGACATTCAAATCATGTTAATTGAAGATGATCCGATGGTTCAAGAGGTGAATCGAAGCTTCATTGAACGACTGTCTGGGTTTCATGTGTGCGCTGCTGCTTCCAATGGTGTCGCTGGGTTAGAGCAGCTCAAAAATGTACAACCAGATTTAATTCTACTCGATAATTTTATGCCTGAGCAAAATGGAATTGAGACCTTACAGGCAATTCGTAGTCAAGATTTCAATGTGGATGTCATCGTCGTGACAGCCGCCCAGGATAAAGAAACGATCCTTGCAATGAAACGCTATGGTGCCTTCGATTATATAATTAAGCCATTTAAGTTTGAACGTTTAAAGCAAGCACTTTTACAATATAAAGCCTTTAAAGATGAATTGATGGGAGACAAACCGATTGAACAACAGGATTTGGACCATGTTCGTGGCCTGATCCCCTCTAATCCTCATGCGAATTTAAATGATGACTTGCCAAAAGGATTAAATCAGCAAACCTTGCAGCAAATTATTCAATTGTTGTCTAAAGAGGGATCACCCTTGTCAGCAGAGGAAACGGCTGAGCGGATTGGCATAGCACGTGTGACGGCCCGGCGGTATCTAGAATACTTACAAAAAAGTGGACAAGTTAAGCTGGTTGTGGAATATGGAAGTATTGGTCGGCCGATTAATCGGTATCAGTGGGTTTGA
- a CDS encoding benzoate/H(+) symporter BenE family transporter, with the protein MNIQNTFVGIAAAILACTGAAVFVIDAANSAGYNQAELVSWIFAIYAFGGIASLILTLSSKMPLIGAHSLTTVVFLSVSALYYSLPELVGSYIIAGLFIVVIGFTGVFNRLIKMVPTPLIDAMLAGLLLNYVVKMFPAIKELPIVGGLAILGFFITPFISNKIPRFIGALLLGTFGLFIFYPVSGFSGIQLVIPEVIMPQFSVVGIISLSLPITFLILSNESAVALSSLKKNGYNPPISRTIIVSGIATTMAGFFGGHAAGVGGMTTALCSSSDAGPKEKRYWAAVIAGSIIALFGIFAWFTIPFIQLLPGAYLTIIAGFSLLGILTGSLHSAFANNQYYISTTFTFIVAVSGISMFQISSAVWALLVGIITAKVLKEGQDKENVNSRVKPLLSSNNINVDSNQ; encoded by the coding sequence GTGAATATTCAAAACACTTTTGTAGGTATAGCAGCGGCCATCTTGGCTTGTACTGGTGCAGCTGTTTTTGTAATAGATGCTGCTAATTCTGCAGGTTATAATCAAGCTGAATTAGTTTCGTGGATATTTGCTATTTATGCTTTTGGCGGAATAGCCAGTCTTATTCTAACACTCTCTAGTAAAATGCCTTTAATAGGAGCACATTCTTTGACCACTGTTGTGTTTCTTAGTGTTTCGGCTCTGTATTATTCACTTCCTGAGCTTGTAGGGAGTTACATTATTGCTGGCTTGTTCATTGTAGTAATTGGATTTACTGGAGTATTTAATAGGCTTATCAAAATGGTTCCCACTCCTCTTATCGATGCTATGCTAGCAGGATTACTATTAAACTATGTTGTGAAGATGTTCCCTGCTATAAAAGAACTGCCGATTGTAGGGGGTTTAGCCATTCTAGGATTTTTCATAACACCTTTTATATCCAATAAAATCCCGAGATTTATCGGGGCTTTACTATTAGGAACATTTGGTTTGTTTATTTTTTATCCTGTGTCCGGTTTTTCAGGAATTCAGCTTGTCATTCCTGAAGTGATCATGCCTCAATTTTCGGTTGTAGGAATAATTTCATTGTCGTTACCGATTACTTTTTTAATATTAAGTAATGAATCAGCTGTTGCACTGTCATCGTTGAAGAAAAATGGTTATAATCCCCCTATTTCAAGGACGATTATTGTTTCAGGGATCGCAACAACAATGGCTGGGTTCTTCGGCGGCCATGCTGCAGGAGTAGGGGGAATGACAACGGCTCTTTGTAGTAGTTCAGATGCAGGACCTAAAGAAAAAAGGTACTGGGCAGCAGTAATTGCTGGTTCTATCATCGCACTTTTCGGGATATTTGCTTGGTTCACCATTCCTTTTATTCAGTTATTACCAGGTGCCTATTTAACTATTATTGCAGGCTTTTCATTATTAGGGATCCTAACAGGAAGTCTTCATTCTGCATTTGCAAATAATCAGTACTACATTTCAACAACCTTCACTTTTATTGTTGCAGTGTCAGGAATATCTATGTTTCAAATCTCTTCAGCGGTGTGGGCTTTGCTCGTAGGAATTATTACTGCGAAGGTACTAAAAGAAGGGCAAGACAAAGAGAATGTTAATAGCAGGGTAAAACCACTTCTTTCTAGTAACAACATAAATGTCGATTCTAATCAATAA
- a CDS encoding class D sortase gives MTFKKIITWILGATTIIATILTAYYAFQIFSDEKKIKASLEEWESLKETARVEAPPHFFRNEEEEKKTEINEKSINETATSSLYPTRPKLDEVIGKIIIPSIDLSAPIVEGTGDEQLAKGVGHYSGSVLPGEHDNTVLSGHNNTVFSRLGSVEKGDKITIETSAGTFNYRITEQKIVDEDDRTIIVPYDHAILTIITCYPLDFIGPTPDRYILIGELIEG, from the coding sequence ATGACTTTCAAAAAGATTATAACCTGGATATTAGGAGCTACAACCATAATAGCTACTATTTTGACCGCTTATTATGCCTTTCAAATTTTTTCTGACGAGAAAAAAATAAAGGCTTCACTAGAGGAATGGGAATCTCTGAAAGAAACAGCCCGTGTAGAGGCTCCTCCCCATTTTTTCAGAAATGAAGAGGAAGAAAAGAAGACAGAAATAAATGAAAAAAGTATTAACGAAACGGCAACGTCCTCCCTCTACCCAACCCGTCCAAAATTGGATGAAGTTATAGGAAAAATCATAATTCCTTCCATAGATTTATCTGCCCCCATTGTAGAAGGAACGGGGGATGAACAGCTAGCAAAAGGAGTCGGACACTATAGTGGTAGTGTGTTACCTGGTGAGCATGATAACACTGTATTGTCAGGACACAATAATACAGTGTTCAGCCGTTTAGGAAGTGTTGAAAAGGGAGATAAAATTACCATTGAAACATCAGCCGGAACGTTTAACTATAGAATAACGGAACAAAAAATCGTCGACGAGGATGACCGGACTATTATTGTTCCATATGATCATGCAATCCTCACCATCATAACTTGCTACCCACTCGACTTCATCGGCCCAACCCCCGACCGATACATCCTAATCGGAGAACTAATTGAGGGGTAA